GGGCGGCATCGCCGATGGCGTCGGATACCTGGGCAATTTCAGCGACCGGGTAGTTGCGGGCGGCGACATCCTGGCCGGCGCCCAGTCGCTTGGCGTCGTCGGCGAGACCACGGACCGAGCGGTTGATCTGCTGGGCGATCCAGACGACGAGCGCGACGATGAGGGCAGCGAGCATGAGGCCACCGAGGACGAGGGACAGCACGGCCTCGTTGAGCGGCTTTTCGACCACCTTGCGGGGCGCCCAGGCTATGACGCGCCAGGCGGCGGCCGTCGGCTCGGCGGCGACTGTCACGTATTCCTGGCCGGCGACGTTCTCGACCGCCCAACGGCCGCTCTGGCCGAACTGGCCATCGGAGGCCTGGAGGAAGGACGCGCCGGGGGCGAGGTTGGAGGCGTCGGAAGCGGCGAGCACGCGGTCTTCGCTGTCGACGACCGCGACGTTCCACCCGTCGGGGAGCTGGCGCGACTGCAGGGCGGAGGCGAGGTTCTGGGATATCTCGTTGAGGGCAAGGACCAGATAGCTGCCATCAGGGCGGCGGTAGCGCTGGAGGACGTTGAACACCCAATCCTTGGAATTGGCGCCGATGAAGACGTTGGAAACGACGGAGGCATCGGTCTTGAAGGCGGCTGCGGCCGATTGGGGATTGGCGGTCTTGGGGAGCGCGGTGCCGTAGGGCTCGCGGGTATTGAGGAGCTGCTGGAAACTGGGATCGAGCACGACGAGGAACGAGCCGGTGCCGCGCAGGGCCTCGACGGCGCGGGCGTGGACGGCGGCGTAGTCGCCATTGCCGAGCGAAGGGCTGGTGGCCAGGACCTTGAGCGTGGTGGTCATGGCCTCGATCTGGCGGTCGATGGCCTGGGCGACGGCCTGGCTGGTGGCGAGGGTCAGGGCGCGCACCACCTCTTCCTGCGCATCGTTGTTGCGCTGGAGGAGAATGGCCGAGAAGATGAAGGCCGGCGCCAGGGTGATGAAGGCCAGGATGAACAGATAGGCCGCGATCGGCAAAGGCTTGGGATCGCTCTTGCGTCGCAGAGCCGGCAGGCCCGATCTGTTTGGAGTCATGGTCACCTCTGCCTTGCCGGCAACATTAATCGTGGATGGAAAGGGCGCAACCGCGGCAGGGAGCCGTCATGGCGCTGCAAGGTTGTAGCTCAAGACTGGACCACGCGACGCGGCCCTGCCCCGTCGATATGCTGGAGGCCCTTGCTATGGGTTTGTTGGTGAAGGCGGCCATGGCCGCGTTTTTGGCTTTGATCATTGGGGGCGCGGCGATGGCTCAGAATGCGGACAAGGACAAGGGCATGATCAACATGCTGTTCGGAGAAACGCCTGTGACGGCAGAGAGTTTCGCGCCGGACTTCCTCAATGCGATTCCATTCGAGCAGGTGCGCAGCCTGATCGAGGCCACGCGCAAGCAGATCGGGCCGGTGCTGGACGTCAAGGAGACCAGCGGCGGCTACCGGATCGAGACGGCGACGCACCAGATGGACGTCAAGATCACGCTGGATGGCCAGGGGCGCGTGGCGGGCCTGCTGCTGCAGCCGGCAGTGGCGACGGCGCAAACGATCGATGAGCTGGCGGCCGAACTCGCGGCATTGCCAGGCAACGTGGCCTATCTCGTGACCAGGAACGGGGACGTCGTGGTGGCGAAGGATGCCGACAAGGCGCTCGCCGTCGGTTCGGCCTTCAAGCTGGGCGTGCTCGCCGCGCTCAAGGACAGGATCGAAGCTGGGACCGACCGGTGGGAGGACGTGGCGCGGCTCGAGGCGCGGCAGGTGTCGCTGCCGAGCGGCATCCTGCAGACCTTTGCCGTGGGCTCGCCGGTGACGCTTTCGACGCTGGCGACGCTCATGATCTCGATCAGCGACAATACGGCGACCGACGTACTGCTCGACCATGTGGGGCGCGAGGCGGTGGCCAAGCGTCTGGGCGTCGACTTCGTGCCCAAGACGCGCGAGCTCTTCATGCTCAAGGCCGACAAGACGTTGCGCGAGCGGTATCTGGCGGCGGACGTGGCTGGCAAGCTCGCACTAGCCAGGGAGATGGACGACCGCTCGATCAGCCTCAAGGAGGCGGCCCTGACGCCGCATGACGACGGCGTGGAGTGGTATGTGCCGCTCAACCGGCTCTGCGAACTGGCCGTGGAGGTCAAGGACCTCGACCCAATGCGGGCGGCGCCGGGACCTGCGGGAGACGTCGACTGGGCGCAGGTGGCCTATAAGGGCGGCAGCGAGGTGGGCGTGCTCAACATGACGACCGCGGCAGTGAGCCGGGCGGGCGATGTCTATTGTGTGGCGATGACTTGGAACAACGGGGAAGCACTGGATGCCGCCAAGGCGGTCGTGCCGTATGGAGGGATTTTGGCGAAGTTGGCGCGGTAGGTTTCGATCTCGCCCCCCGTTGAAGGTCGGGGATATCCGGGCGCAAAGGCCTAGGGTCCGTACTCAAAAATCCCGGCGCCCGCAGAGCGCTTATCTCCCCATCCGACAGATGCTGCGCCACACCCACTCAACTTCCCCGGCCGCAGAGCCGGGGAAGTCCGGTGGGTGGGGCGGCCATCGCAACCTCATCTACCGGTGCAATTGAGTACGGACCTTAGAGGATTACCCTGCGCGGATGGAACTGGCCGGCTTCGACATAGCCGGTGGCAATTGCGGCGCCCTTGAAGCTGGCCCAGGCGTCTTCGAGCATGACCGGGGCGGTGGCGCCAGTAAGGAGCACGGGGTTGCCGTGGCGGATGGCGGCGGCCTGCTGGGGATCGAGGCGGATTTCGGGGACGCCGACAAGGCCTGCCGCGACCGGCTTGAGGAGCGCGTCACGCGCCGCGCCTTCGGCGGCGGCTTCGAGCTGAGCGATGGTGACAGCCACGGCGTCGGTGAAGGGGCCGACGGCAGCGCGATGGAGCTCGATGACGTGAGCGCGGGTCCCCAGCGCTTCGGCGATATCGCGGGCCAGGGAGCGGACATAGGTGCCCTTCTGGCATTCGACCTCGAAGCTCGAGCGATCCTCGGCATGGTCGAGGAGGCGCAGCGCCTCGATGGTGATTTCGCGAGCGGCGAGCGTTACGGTTTCTCCGGCGCGGGCGAGATCGTAGGCACGTTCGCCATCGACCTTGATGGCCGAATAGGCAGGCGGCACCTGCTGGATGGTGCCGGTGAAGCGCGGCAGGATGGCCTCGACGGCCCCGCGCGCTGAGCGGATATCGGAGGTGGCAACGACTTCGCCCTCGGCGTCATCGGTCGCGGTCGCTTCGCCCCATTTGACGGAGAAGCGGTAGATCTTGCGGCCATCCTGCACCTGCGGGACGGTCTTGGTGGCCTCGCCCAGGGCGATCGGCAGGATGCCGGTGGCCAGGGGATCGAGCGTGCCGGCATGGCCGCCCTTCCTGGCCGCGAAGAGCCAGCGGACCTTGCCCACGGCTTCCGTGGACGTCATGTCATAGGGCTTATTGAGGACGACCCAGCCGGAGACGTCCCGCTTGACCCGCTTTGTCTGGTTCATCGATGTCAGTCGCTGTCGGTGTCGTCTTCGTCGTCGTGCAGGTCGCGCTGCACGCGGTCCGAGCGCAGGATCGCATCGATCCGGCCGGCTTCCTCGAAGGTGTCGTCGACGAAGAAGCGGATATCGGGCGCGAATTTAAGATCGAGATCGGGCGCGATGCGGCCGCGGATGAAGCGGTGATGGCGATTGAGCGCGGCCACGATTTCGTCGGCCCGCTCGCCGCCCAACGGCATGACATAGGCATTGGCCAGCTTGAGGTCCGGCGTCATGCGCACTTCGGGCACGGTGATGACGGCACCCACGAGCGTCTCGTCCTCGATCTCGTCGCGGGCGAAAAGGCTGGCCAACGCATGACGAACGAGTTCGCCGACGCGCAGCATGCGTTGAGTGGGTCCGGTGGGTTTGTGTCCGCGGTTCATCGCGCTGAATTGGCCCCTCCCGGAGCCGCTGTCAACGTGTTTGTAGCACCGGCAAGGATTGGGCTTGCACGACTCATAAGTCAGTGCTTATCTATCGGCATGGACGAGAATGAGATTTTCCGTGCGCTGGCCGATCCGACGCGCCGCGCGGTGTTCGAGCGGCTGGCGGACGGCCCGGCGAATGCCACGCAGCTGCGCGAGGGGTTTTCCATCTCGCAGCCGGCCATGTCACAGCACCTGGCGGTGCTGCGGGGGGCCGGGCTCATCGAGGAGCAGCGCGAGGGGCGGCACGTGAATTACAGTGTGCGCGGAGAAGGACTAGTGCCCCTGGCCGACTGGCTGGGTCGCTACCGCGCCTTCTGGCCGGGCCGGATCGACAAACTCAAGGACCTTCTCAGGGAGATGGACCAATGACGGAAGCGGGCGAAGACGACGTGATGTTCGAAGGCGTGCTCGAAGCCGCGCCCGAAAAGGTCTGGCGGGCGCTGACCGTGCCCGAGCTCGTGGGCGCCTGGCTGCTGCCGGCACGCGAAGCGCAGACGGGGCTCGAGCTCGACGGGACGGAAGAGGGCCTGCCGCGGATCGACTGCGAGGTCATCGAGGCGGAGGCACCCAGCCTCCTGCGCTACCGTTGGCAGGCGGACGGAGAAGCGGAGAGCGTGGTGACGTTCGAGTTGACCCGCATCGCGGAAGGCACCTGGCTGCGGCTTACCCATGAGCCGGCCCCTGCCCGCGTGATGGCCGCCGCAAACAGCAACGGACCGGTGATGCTGGCCGCCTAGGCCAACCACCAATCCCCTCAACAGATCAACCACCAGGAGAATCGCCGATGCGCGACATGATGCAACTCGTCCCCATGGTCGTGGAGCAATCAAGCCGGGGCGAACGTTCGTTCGATATCTATTCCCGCCTGTTGCGGGAGCGGATCATTTTCGTCAACGGGCAGGTCGAAGACCAGATGGCGGCGCTCATCTGCGCGCAATTGCTGTTCCTGGAATCCGAAAGTCCGGCCAAGGAGATCGCGCTCTACATCAATTCGCCGGGAGGCGTGGTGTCGGCGGGGCTGGCAATCTACGACACGATGCAGTTCATCAAGAGCCCGGTGGCGACGCTGTGCATGGGCACGGCCTATTCGATGGGTTCGTTCCTCTTGATGGCGGGTGCCCCAGGACGGCGCGTTGCCTTGCCCAATGCCTCGATCCTCGTGCACCAACCTTCGGGCGGCTATCAGGGCCAGGTGACCGACGTGCTGCTTCATGCCGAGGAAAGCCGGCGCCTCAAGGAGCGGATCAACTGGGCCTATGTGCGCCATTGCGGGCGTACCTATGAGGAGGTGGAACGCACGCTGGATCGCGACCACTTCATGACGCCCGAGGACGCCAAGAGCTGGGGGCTGATCGACAATGTCTATACCAGCCGGGACGAACCGGGCGCGCCCTTGACCAGGGATCCGCCGGCTTTGCCCTGAGTCCCTTGGTTAGCGGCGGCTTAACGTTCTGCGGCCGAGTGTTACCGCGATGCACTCGACTTTTCCGGGGCAATACTTTCTATCTGCTCAGGATTCGCCCGCCACTCCGAATTGACGAGAGCCAGAACGTGATCAGCCGCCGACTTTTCCTTGCCGGGGTCTCCGCAATGACCCTGAGCGCCTGTACGACAACGCGGGGCCCTCGGCCCAATGTGATTCAGGTCGATGAACCCTGGGCCACCTATTACTCGGCCGTCGTGGGCGAGCCCTTCCCGGTGGATGGGGTCGACGTACGCCGCATCCCGCAGCAGTTCTGGCGCCAGGACGTGCCGTTCGACGGCGACTACGCCCCCGGCACGATCGTGGTGAACACGTCCGAGAAGTTCCTCTATCTCGTCCATCCGGGCGGTACGGCAACGCGCTACGGCGTGGGCGTGGGCCGCGAGGAAGGCCTCAATTTCCGCGGGACGGCGACGATTTCGCGCAAGGCCGCCTGGCCGCGTTGGACGCCGACCGCCAACATGATCCGCACGCAGCCCGACCGCTATGGCCCGGTGGCCGGCGGCATGGATGGCGGCCCGACCAATCCGCTCGGCGCGCGCGCCCTCTATCTCTACCGCAATGGCGTGGATACTCATTTCCGCCTGCACGGCACGGTGGAGCCGTGGTCGATCGGCACGAATGTATCCTCGGGCTGCATTCGCCTGGTCAACCAGGACATCATCGACCTCTACAACCGGGTGCCGGTTGGCACGAAGGTCGTCGTCGTCAGCTAAGAGCTGGTGGTCTTCAAAGTTTCAGGGCCGGCGTCCGATGGGCGCCGGTCTTTTTGTTTCGAGGCTTTATACGGTCCAAAAAGAAAAGAGCGCGGAGAAATTCCCCGCGCTCTTCGTAACTGGTTTGGCCGAAAACCTTAGAGCGTGCGCTGCACGGTCTCGACGCGGAAGCATTCGATGACGTCGCCGGCACGAATGTCTTCGTAGTTCTCGAAGGCCATGCCACATTCCTGGCCGACCTGCACTTCCTTGACTTCGTCCTTGAAGCGCTTGAGCGTCTTGAGCTTGCCTTCGTGGATAACGACGTTGTCGCGCAGCAGGCGCACGCCGGCACCACGTTCTACGATGCCCTCGGTGACACGGCAGCCGGCGACCTTGCCGACCTTGGTGATCTGGAAGACTTCGAGGATCTCGGCGTAGCCGATGAAGGTTTCGCGGCGTTCCGGCGCGAGCAGACCCGACATCGCCGACTTCACGTCATCCACGAGGTCGTAGATGATGTTGTAGTAGCGGATTTCGATGCCGTCGCGCGTAGCGAGATCGGCGGCCTGCTTGTTGGCACGGACGTTGAAGCCGATGATGATCGCACCCGAAGCCGAAGCCAGGGTCACGTCGGATTCGGTGATCCCACCCACGCCGCTCATCAGGATCTGCGCCGACACTTCGTCGGTCGAGAGCTTGTTGAGCGAAGCCACGATCGCTTCGACCGAGCCCTGCACGTCGCCCTTGATGACCAGCGGGAACTTGGCGATGCCAGAGGCCTTGAGCTGATTCATCATCTGCTCGAGGCTGGTGGCGCCGCCGCCGGCGGTCTTTTCTCGGATGGCGCGCTGACGGTATTCGGTGACCTCGCGGGCACGCGCTTCCGTCTCGACGACCGAGAAGCGGTCGCCTGCATTGGGCACGCCCGAGAAGCCGAGCACTTCGACCGGGGTCGAGGGCAGAGCGGACTTCACCTGCTCGCCCTTGTCGTTGATGAGCGCACGGACGCGAGCCCATTCGGTGCCGGCCACCACGATATCGCCCACATGGAGCGAACCGCGCTGGACGAGAACCGTGGCCACTGCACCGCGACCGCGATCGAGCTTGGCTTCGATGACCAGACCTTCGGCACGACCGTCGACATTAGCCTTGAGCTCGAGAACTTCGGCCTGCAGCAGGACGGTTTCGAGGAGCTTGTCGAGACCCTGATGGGTCTTGGCCGAGACTTCGACGTCGAGCACTTCGCCGCCCATCGATTCGACGAACACTTCGTGCTGAAGCAGTTCGGTGCGAACGCGGTTGGGATCGGCCTCGTGCTTGTCGATCTTGTTGATGGCCACGATGATCGGGACACCAGCCGCCTTGGCGTGCTTGATGGATTCGATCGTCTGCGGCATCACGCCGTCATCGGCCGCCACCACGAGGATGGCGATGTCGGTGGCCTGGGCGCCGCGGGCACGCATGGCGGTGAACGCCTCGTGGCCCGGGGTATCCAGGAACGTGATCTTCTGGCCGTTCTTCTCGACCTGATAGGCGCCGATATGCTGGGTGATGCCACCGGCTTCGCCTGAAACCACGTTGGCTTCGCGGATCGCATCGAGCAGCGAGGTCTTGCCGTGGTCGACGTGGCCCATGATGGTCACGACCGGCGGACGCGGCGTCAGATCCTCGGCCTTGTCGTCGGCCGGCAGATCGTAAAGACCCTCTTCCACGTCGGCATCGCTCACGCGCTTGACGGTGTGGCCGAGTTCGGTGGCGATCAGTTCGGCGGTGTCGGCATCCAGGATGTCGTTGATCTTGGCCATCTGGCCCTGCTGCATGAGCAGCTTGATCACGTCGACCGAGCGTTCGGCCATGCGATTGGCCAGTTCCTGGACGGTGATCGCCTCGGGAATGGTCACTTCACGGCTGAGCTTGGGCGCGGTCTGCAGGTTGCGGCCCATCTTCTTGTCGCGACGACGCTTCATGGCCGCCAGGGACGGACCACGATCGCGATCATTGTCGGTGAGCGCGGTCGAAACGGTCAGGCGACCGCGGGCATTGGCGGTCTCGCCGGCACGGCGCGTCGGCCGCTCGGGCGTGGCGCGGTTGGCGCGACGGGCGTTTTCGATCTCGTCGGGATTGACCAGAGCGCGC
The sequence above is a segment of the Paradevosia shaoguanensis genome. Coding sequences within it:
- a CDS encoding L,D-transpeptidase, whose translation is MIQVDEPWATYYSAVVGEPFPVDGVDVRRIPQQFWRQDVPFDGDYAPGTIVVNTSEKFLYLVHPGGTATRYGVGVGREEGLNFRGTATISRKAAWPRWTPTANMIRTQPDRYGPVAGGMDGGPTNPLGARALYLYRNGVDTHFRLHGTVEPWSIGTNVSSGCIRLVNQDIIDLYNRVPVGTKVVVVS
- a CDS encoding sensor histidine kinase; translated protein: MTPNRSGLPALRRKSDPKPLPIAAYLFILAFITLAPAFIFSAILLQRNNDAQEEVVRALTLATSQAVAQAIDRQIEAMTTTLKVLATSPSLGNGDYAAVHARAVEALRGTGSFLVVLDPSFQQLLNTREPYGTALPKTANPQSAAAAFKTDASVVSNVFIGANSKDWVFNVLQRYRRPDGSYLVLALNEISQNLASALQSRQLPDGWNVAVVDSEDRVLAASDASNLAPGASFLQASDGQFGQSGRWAVENVAGQEYVTVAAEPTAAAWRVIAWAPRKVVEKPLNEAVLSLVLGGLMLAALIVALVVWIAQQINRSVRGLADDAKRLGAGQDVAARNYPVAEIAQVSDAIGDAARQRRKAENEVRFLMRELAHRSKNQMTVIAAMAKQTARNATSVSQFVSAFERRIFGLARSTDLLLASGMVGVNLKDILVGQIEPFKPQDPTRVTIEGPPLMLNTQASQIVGMAAHELATNAVKYGAFADDSGQLEVSWTISGDVVDLNWRERVKARRRRSTRTGFGTTVLNSMVGGSLGAEVTRTLHRDGIEWRFLIPLEALNPNRRPDEQLAPRRREESEESTAEPPAA
- the rbfA gene encoding 30S ribosome-binding factor RbfA, giving the protein MNRGHKPTGPTQRMLRVGELVRHALASLFARDEIEDETLVGAVITVPEVRMTPDLKLANAYVMPLGGERADEIVAALNRHHRFIRGRIAPDLDLKFAPDIRFFVDDTFEEAGRIDAILRSDRVQRDLHDDEDDTDSD
- the infB gene encoding translation initiation factor IF-2 gives rise to the protein MADSDDTNTGAGGKKTLTLKGGPSSGSRPGMSRPSRTVVVEKRTRRFGAPGAPGTPGSGAPAQGSPRPQGAPSGQRPGGNRPPLRAPQGNRPAPGLTSSEAEARNRVLREAAARAAEEQARFAAEEARRIEDDARRRQVREDAARQEEERARAAEEAAKAAEAAAAAPAPAAPEAPAPTEGRSEGRRPQGERPSPAGQRQGPATVRYATGRPGRPEQPRRAAPKPAMAPVANIPPAPPSEADGRKTRSAPSAQPRALVNPDEIENARRANRATPERPTRRAGETANARGRLTVSTALTDNDRDRGPSLAAMKRRRDKKMGRNLQTAPKLSREVTIPEAITVQELANRMAERSVDVIKLLMQQGQMAKINDILDADTAELIATELGHTVKRVSDADVEEGLYDLPADDKAEDLTPRPPVVTIMGHVDHGKTSLLDAIREANVVSGEAGGITQHIGAYQVEKNGQKITFLDTPGHEAFTAMRARGAQATDIAILVVAADDGVMPQTIESIKHAKAAGVPIIVAINKIDKHEADPNRVRTELLQHEVFVESMGGEVLDVEVSAKTHQGLDKLLETVLLQAEVLELKANVDGRAEGLVIEAKLDRGRGAVATVLVQRGSLHVGDIVVAGTEWARVRALINDKGEQVKSALPSTPVEVLGFSGVPNAGDRFSVVETEARAREVTEYRQRAIREKTAGGGATSLEQMMNQLKASGIAKFPLVIKGDVQGSVEAIVASLNKLSTDEVSAQILMSGVGGITESDVTLASASGAIIIGFNVRANKQAADLATRDGIEIRYYNIIYDLVDDVKSAMSGLLAPERRETFIGYAEILEVFQITKVGKVAGCRVTEGIVERGAGVRLLRDNVVIHEGKLKTLKRFKDEVKEVQVGQECGMAFENYEDIRAGDVIECFRVETVQRTL
- a CDS encoding serine hydrolase; the protein is MAQNADKDKGMINMLFGETPVTAESFAPDFLNAIPFEQVRSLIEATRKQIGPVLDVKETSGGYRIETATHQMDVKITLDGQGRVAGLLLQPAVATAQTIDELAAELAALPGNVAYLVTRNGDVVVAKDADKALAVGSAFKLGVLAALKDRIEAGTDRWEDVARLEARQVSLPSGILQTFAVGSPVTLSTLATLMISISDNTATDVLLDHVGREAVAKRLGVDFVPKTRELFMLKADKTLRERYLAADVAGKLALAREMDDRSISLKEAALTPHDDGVEWYVPLNRLCELAVEVKDLDPMRAAPGPAGDVDWAQVAYKGGSEVGVLNMTTAAVSRAGDVYCVAMTWNNGEALDAAKAVVPYGGILAKLAR
- the truB gene encoding tRNA pseudouridine(55) synthase TruB, which produces MNQTKRVKRDVSGWVVLNKPYDMTSTEAVGKVRWLFAARKGGHAGTLDPLATGILPIALGEATKTVPQVQDGRKIYRFSVKWGEATATDDAEGEVVATSDIRSARGAVEAILPRFTGTIQQVPPAYSAIKVDGERAYDLARAGETVTLAAREITIEALRLLDHAEDRSSFEVECQKGTYVRSLARDIAEALGTRAHVIELHRAAVGPFTDAVAVTIAQLEAAAEGAARDALLKPVAAGLVGVPEIRLDPQQAAAIRHGNPVLLTGATAPVMLEDAWASFKGAAIATGYVEAGQFHPRRVIL
- a CDS encoding SRPBCC domain-containing protein; this translates as MTEAGEDDVMFEGVLEAAPEKVWRALTVPELVGAWLLPAREAQTGLELDGTEEGLPRIDCEVIEAEAPSLLRYRWQADGEAESVVTFELTRIAEGTWLRLTHEPAPARVMAAANSNGPVMLAA
- a CDS encoding ATP-dependent Clp protease proteolytic subunit, with product MRDMMQLVPMVVEQSSRGERSFDIYSRLLRERIIFVNGQVEDQMAALICAQLLFLESESPAKEIALYINSPGGVVSAGLAIYDTMQFIKSPVATLCMGTAYSMGSFLLMAGAPGRRVALPNASILVHQPSGGYQGQVTDVLLHAEESRRLKERINWAYVRHCGRTYEEVERTLDRDHFMTPEDAKSWGLIDNVYTSRDEPGAPLTRDPPALP
- a CDS encoding ArsR/SmtB family transcription factor — its product is MDENEIFRALADPTRRAVFERLADGPANATQLREGFSISQPAMSQHLAVLRGAGLIEEQREGRHVNYSVRGEGLVPLADWLGRYRAFWPGRIDKLKDLLREMDQ